In Candidatus Nitronauta litoralis, one DNA window encodes the following:
- a CDS encoding uracil-DNA glycosylase family protein, giving the protein MNSVTSLIQEIKSCTHCQEHLPLPPNPVVSFSRESRILVVGQAPGIKVHETSIPWNDPSGDRLRQWLDVSREEFYNPKLFAIVPMGFCYPGKGKSGDLPPRPECAELWNEPILKLLKNIQLTLLVGQYAQNFYLNDSKKKTLTLTIQHFKEYLPDYFVLPHPSPRNNIWLKKNPWFEKETLPKLKRELKRALKH; this is encoded by the coding sequence ATGAACTCGGTCACATCATTAATCCAGGAAATAAAATCCTGCACTCATTGCCAGGAACACCTGCCCCTGCCGCCTAACCCTGTAGTTTCCTTTTCCAGAGAATCCAGAATCCTGGTGGTCGGCCAGGCACCGGGGATAAAAGTCCACGAGACTTCCATACCGTGGAACGACCCTAGCGGAGATCGACTGCGTCAATGGTTGGATGTTTCACGGGAAGAGTTTTATAATCCGAAATTGTTTGCCATTGTTCCAATGGGATTCTGCTATCCGGGTAAAGGCAAGTCCGGGGATCTCCCCCCTCGTCCCGAATGTGCAGAACTCTGGAACGAACCGATTCTCAAACTTTTAAAAAACATACAGTTGACGCTGCTTGTCGGGCAATACGCCCAAAACTTTTACTTAAATGATTCAAAGAAAAAAACACTCACACTCACCATCCAGCATTTCAAAGAATACCTGCCGGATTATTTTGTACTTCCGCACCCTTCACCAAGGAACAATATCTGGCTAAAGAAGAACCCCTGGTTTGAAAAGGAAACACTCCCAAAACTGAAGCGGGAATTAAAGAGAGCTTTGAAACATTAA
- a CDS encoding diguanylate cyclase codes for MIFKKPESKPAVNNQRSEFNERIASILLSFCRGMSAWLPSTDPLQKKIQELLKVLKKAARPKPAVGLAQEIQHYFEKVNLEDDAKNFERSQVKSFFSDLENVIGRMSSSSGGINKEMGGVIDEFATLESISDLEVVKGKIIKGLSKIKEETGRMEEELEMYREKTESLAKKLQETESLGFTDQLTRLYNRHAFEVQVSDWFPDGISNTNNLNIIMGDIDEFKKFNDIHGHQTGDMVLKFVADTLREALETKGKIYRYGGEEFLIFLPGMEFESAAKIAENIRKRLEKDYYIEKSKKLMVTMSLGVACTKEGETLEDVLEKVDQALYGSKEKGRNRVTIAN; via the coding sequence ATGATATTTAAAAAACCCGAATCAAAACCAGCCGTAAATAATCAACGTTCAGAGTTTAATGAGCGGATTGCTTCCATCCTTCTTTCTTTTTGCCGTGGGATGAGTGCCTGGCTGCCTTCCACGGACCCTTTGCAGAAAAAAATCCAGGAATTGTTAAAAGTTCTGAAAAAAGCGGCTCGTCCAAAACCGGCTGTCGGGCTCGCTCAGGAAATCCAACATTATTTTGAAAAAGTGAACCTGGAGGATGATGCTAAAAACTTTGAAAGAAGTCAGGTGAAATCATTTTTTTCTGACCTTGAAAATGTGATTGGTCGTATGTCAAGTTCCTCGGGTGGGATCAACAAGGAAATGGGGGGTGTGATTGATGAATTTGCAACACTGGAATCTATAAGCGACCTGGAGGTTGTCAAAGGGAAAATCATAAAGGGGTTGTCCAAAATAAAAGAAGAAACCGGTCGAATGGAAGAAGAGCTTGAAATGTATCGGGAAAAAACCGAGAGTCTCGCAAAAAAATTGCAGGAGACGGAAAGCCTGGGTTTTACCGACCAATTGACTCGGCTTTATAATCGACATGCTTTTGAGGTTCAGGTTAGCGACTGGTTTCCGGACGGAATATCAAATACCAATAACTTGAATATCATTATGGGAGATATTGACGAATTTAAAAAGTTTAACGACATCCACGGCCATCAAACAGGCGATATGGTTTTAAAATTTGTGGCCGATACCCTGCGTGAAGCTTTGGAGACAAAAGGGAAAATATACAGGTATGGTGGGGAAGAGTTTTTGATCTTTTTGCCAGGGATGGAATTTGAATCAGCTGCAAAAATTGCCGAAAATATTCGAAAAAGACTGGAAAAGGATTATTACATCGAAAAAAGCAAGAAGTTGATGGTTACCATGAGTTTGGGCGTGGCTTGTACTAAAGAGGGTGAAACCCTGGAAGATGTTTTGGAAAAAGTGGATCAGGCATTATATGGGTCGAAGGAAAAAGGGCGCAATCGGGTCACAATTGCCAATTGA